The genomic DNA GGaaggtagatctccaggaagagggttgggcagccctgttgTAAAGCCTCAAcgtggttaaaactataattatGATAGAGctgtggatgcaaggactgactccATTatatctatgaatttgagtggttacatttctctatgTCCATCCCTCAGGTTTATTTTAGCAAAAGAGGTGGGATGGCCGCTTCTTTATTGTTTTAATTAAGGACTCTTGTTAACTTGTTTTCTCTGCAAAATAACCTTAACTGTCATATGACAGTATTGGATGCCAATacccatctttctctttctctctctgtgtgtctctcctctctctcagctcttttTGAATGGGACGCTTAAGAGTGGCTCATAAGATGTTTGCAACTTCTTCACCAACAACCTGAGACTCAGCCCTCAAACAGTAGAATGTGTCCCGTTGTGCCACAACCACTGTGTGTGTCTATTGACGGGCACTTACATGGCTTTAGGGTTACCTTGGCATTCCTCCTGTCCATGTGTCTGTCCTGTATGACGTTCACGGCCGCCTGCCCACCACCCTGCCTGTGTGCCAGCGACATCGTCTCCTGCAGTGGTCGCAATCTGTCAACCGTTCCCCCTGACCTCCCTGGCTATGTCACCCGATTGGACCTCGGCCACAATGTCCTCACTGCTCTGCTCTTGGATTGGTCAGACCGGCGTCTGGACAGGCTGACCGTACTGGTCCTCAGCCGAAATGCCATTATCCATCTGGCACCGGACGCCTTTGCCCCCACCCCTCACCTTCGCCACCTGGACCTCtcgtctaatgggctgtctcggCTCAATGCATCTGCCTTCCATGGGCTCGGGGAACTGGAAGTGCTGCTTCTGTTTGGAAACCGCATCTGTCAGACCATGGCGGGAGCCTTCGAGGGGCTGAGCAGCCTGGAAAGGCTGTATCTGGGCGGGAACAGACTGACTGCCTTCCCCCTGGAGCTCTACCAGCGAAATGGGGCTCTGCCACGCCTGCGTTTCCTGGATCTGTCGACGAACATGGTGAGGCAGGTGCCCGTGCAGAGCCTACTCTCTCTGGCCACCTGGCAGCAGGGTGGCATCTACTTGCAGGGGAACCCGTTGGTGTGTGACTGTGCCTTGCGCGCCATGCTGGAGTACTGGGAGAGGAGGCAGTACTGTCCCCTACTAGACTTCAGGGAGGAGTATCCATGCAGTCTGGGTCAGGAGGAGTGGCTGAATTGTTCTGGCAACCGTCAGGGTGGGTTCCATGGAACTGTAGAAGTGTCTTACCAGGCAGAGCCTGGCGATTGGCTTATGGTGCCATGCCCTGGCATTTCTCTCCCCTTCCAGGAAGAGGTGGTGGTGTTCTGGGTGACCCCGGGGGATGGATCCCCGGCACTGGGCGTAACAGACGATCAGAGCAGCCGCCTCACGGTCCTCACCAACGGTACGCTGGAGATCCGAGGGGCTCTCCGTGGGGATTCAGGGACTTACTCATGCGTGGCAGTCCGCGGTCGACACCGGAGCTCCAACGAGACTTTGGAGGTCACCGTCTCCGTAGGTAACCCCAGCGGACCAGGCAAGAGCGGGGAGGTACGTAGCAGCGGCGGGGCGCATTTTAACACGGCATTTACCACGCTGGCGTCCTGTGTGGTCAGCATTGTCCTGGTGCTCCTCTACCTGTACCTCACTCCCTGCCGTTGCCATGGTGGAAATGCCAGGGGAGTTGGTGGGTGCGGCGGGCGAGCCATGCTCCTCTGTGCAGACCCCAGAGAGGCGGAGCTCACAGACCGAAGGGTCACCGGTGGAAAGAGGGTGGCCTTCCTCGAAACGGGGGACGAGCACCCCCACAAATGCAGCGCCAAGCACCCAGTAATGGACACTGCAGCCACAGAGGGCATATTGAAGAACGGAAGCAGGGCCTTGGAGCAGGTCCACGAAGAACACCTTGTGTAGCATTCAGGGTCTGTCCTTAAATCCCCACCAGGCTTTCATGGTTCTCAAAATGTAAAATATTGAAACCTCGCATTGAGAATCCATACATGAAAGTAGTTTTAACACCCTTTATTTCACAACCGTGATCAGACTGCTTTTTTATGTTATACCTACTGTGTGGACAGATATGGAAACAGTAGTTGGTTTCTTTATGTCAAAGTTTTATACACATGAACTTGCAGATAAAGAAATAGTTCCAAACAAAATCCATTCTGTGAAACACCTGTGTGAAATTCATTATGTAGGCATTCATGGATCTATAATGTTATTACAGGAtgcacatggtatacactgtccaTCCAAATGCTTACTTGCTGGTTCCTAGTCTGTCATAAGGTGTCATGCGCTACTATGAATGATCATAACAGGGCGAACACTGACTGTAAATGTATTCTTAATGTATTATATGCAGGTTGAATGGATGCATTCAGACAAAGATGTCAGTCGACCCTGATCAGTTTCTGGGAACTAGCCAGCTCTAGCCCCAAGCCTCCCATGACCTATATACTATTGTTGTTCTCAGTTATTTTTGCAGGTGTGACCGTGAATAGAGTTTTTCAAGGTGAGGAAGGGACTGATATGTTACTGCTGGTATTAATATATTGAACTAACTTGGAAATTGACATTCATTTAGAATAACTAAATTCCATTGTCTCAATGTTGTCTTCATTTAAGTATATATGCATTTCAGATGAGTAGGCTTTTTTTATCTGACAATGATCTCGAAACAGTGCAAGAGACCTGCTTTTATACACCATTTTAGACACCATTTTAATAGAAAGAAATCACTTAATTTTATATTAGCCGTTAGGCCGTAATGGAATGAAGCATTTTCACGTCCTTAGAGGTGATGGAGTGGACATGAATTGATTGCTGAGATTCCCCCAATGACAGTTCTGTAGGGGACATATTTAACTACAGTAGGTTCCCACTCCCACTGATGACAAGGTAACTGGCTTCCAGATGTGACTTAGCATGTCAAATTGACTGGTCACTGACAAAGCCCAGAGTTCcatgtttttatgtttttttttttacaaactgtGTTGTGAGTATTACGTGATCACAGTATAATATTCTACCACAGCTAAATGTGACTTGTACAGACATGTATCAGGATAGTTCCAATCACTAGGTTTCATCTGACGAAGGAATCTGATGGATCTAAAATCTGTGACCCTTTTTAAGGCTGTGTTGTCTAGTCCAGAGAACTCTAGCTCAATTGTGGAATCAGGCCCTCATAAAAGTTCTATGTAcgggacatacagttgaagtctgaagtttacatacacttaggttggagtcattaaaactcatttttcaaccactttgttggttaggacatctcctttgtgcatgacacaagtaattttttacaaacagattatttcacttataattcactgtatcacaattccagtgggtcagaagtttacatacactaagttgactgtacctttaaactgcttggaaaattccagaaaatgttgtcatggctttagaagcctctgataggctaattgacataatgaatcaatttgaagtgtacctgtagatatatttcaaggcctaccttcaaactcagtgcttctttgcttgacatcatggtaaaatcaaaagaaatcaaccaagacttcagaaaaaaaaaattgtagccctccacaagtctggttcatcctttggagcaatttccaaacgcctgaaggtaccacgttcatctggacaaacaatagtacgcaagtataaacaccatgtggccacacagccgttataccgctcaggaaggagacgcgttgtctcctagagatgaatgtactttggtgcgaaaagtgcaaatcaatcccagaacagcaaaggaccgtgtgaagatgctagaggaaaccggtacaaaagtatctatatccacagtaaaaacgagtcctataattgacaacctgaaaggccgctcggaaaggaagaagccactgctccaaaccaccataaaaaagccagactacggtttgcaactgcacattgggacaaagatcgtactttttggagaaatgtcctctgatgaaacaaaaaaataaccgtttggccataatgaccgtcgttatgtttggaggaaaaagggggaggcttgcaagccgaagaacaccatcccaatcgtgaagcacgggggtggcagcatcatgttgtggggctgctttgcagcaggagggactggtgcacttcacaaaatagatggcatcatgaaacaggaaaattatgtggatattgaagcaagatctcaagacatcagtcaggaagttaaagtttggtcgcaaatgggtcttccaaatggacaatgatcccaagcatacttccaaagttgtggcaaaatggcttaaggacaacaaagtcaaggtattggagtggccatcacaaatccctgacctcaatcctatagaacgtttgtgggcagaactgaaaaagcgtgtgcgagcaaggaggcctacaaacctgactcagttacaccagctctgtcaggaggaatgggacaaaattcacccaacttattgtgggaagcttgtggaaggctacctgtaacttgggtcaaacgttactattttaaaggcaatgctaccaaatactaattgtgtatgtaaacttctgacccactgggaatgtgaggaaagaaataaaagctgaattaaatcattctctctactattattctgacatttcacattatttttataaagttgtgatcctaagacagggaattcttactaggattaaatgtcaggaattatgaaactGAGTTGAaaaatatttggctaaggtgtatgtcaacttctgttCAACTGTACAAGTTTGATCTGAGCCCCTAGCCCCTATTCCTTCTGTGTTTACAGATCTGAATGAGCTGGATATATGTAAGCATAATGGTGACTGCACCATCTAGCCTTTTCAATGGGCTTTGGAGAGCTTCCGCCATATTGTTAACACCGATCCAGTTTCATGGGATCTGCAAACAATGAGGGACTAGGAGCTGCTTTCAGTCTACTCATAGTATTTCATTCAGTTTTTTATAGAATGTTTTGTCAAATGTAACGTAAACTACCATTTCCCAAGACTCAGTCCTCCCCTTTAATTATGTCCTGGGTATTTTCTCACCTCCAGCTAGTAGCTACAGTATCTGAGCCCTAGTTTTTACAACCATGACCTGTGCCCTTTCACCAATGTTCTTGTCCTTGACTCTCCTGGTATGAATATTGTTAGTTGCATTTCCTGTGTGCTAAGTATGTTTTGCCATTGCCAAGCTCATTCCCAAGCAATGCTGCCAGGCTTGCATTATATAGAAAGGTTTTGAATCAAACTTGTCATGAAAACTGTATGTACCTGAAGGAGTTTTGTTTAATTAATCTTAGTAACGCTGTTCTCATTTGTCACAGAATGTATGCAAAAGTTGTCATTCTCCTAACATGGCAAAATGTTATCAAATATATTGCAATATTTAGAGGTATGAATTAATTAAATATTAAATCATGGAATAGAACAACGTTTGAGAGAGTTGTGAGGATTTCCTGCTCACTAAATGCAAAGTGTTTGTTTGGTCATTGACATTGCCACGTTAAGTAAACCTCAGCTCATTTGCCGTCCGTGACAGGGGAATGGTCATCAATAAGCTACGCCCCAACCCACTCATAAAGTAGATGAAAAGACAAGTTATTTTATGGAAATGTGGTCCCGTTAAAAAATGAGGCTACATCCAATGTATCCTTTAACAACGCTTTCAAAAGTCCTTTCAGCCAACAAAGGAAAAGAGGATCTTTACAAAAACGACATTCATGCTTTTATGTGTTGTAGTCTGTTTGTACTGTAGGAACGGAACAAACCATTCTTGATTTGATGCTTGAAGCCACAGGGATCCCAGAGCTGTATCTGATTTTAGATTGTGCTGTCTCACTAACTAACAGGAAATCCATGTCAACAACAGATCTCTTTGCTGTCATTACCATAACTGTACGGGAGTTAGAGGAACACGTAGGATGAAACTCTGCCTCCATGACAGTTATATCATTGATGAAGGGGCAAGACAAGGCGAGCATTTGTGTACAGCAACTCACAAATTATTTTTCTCATGCAATTACATAGTTTAGATTAGTGCACAGTATGGCCATAGGGTACTATGTTCTGAACTGTGTCGTTTTTGTTTTTGAAGTCCTCCCTAAAACACACATTGCCAACAAACTGATGTGAAAACGACAATTCATGTCTGGGCTTTCTTCTCCTAAGAAGAAAAAGGAACATTTTCCCAGCAATGGCAGGGAGCTACCACCACACGGACTATAGGCCTGGCTTCTGTAATAATGACAGCTCAGAGATGTTTAGTATGTGTATCCATTGGTCAATGACTGGATGCTATGATGAGCCTGTTAGATTTATTAGCATATTTGTATGATCTactacaatcacacacacaaaaggcaAGTTTTGTTAAATACATACACACGTTACAACATGTACATGTGTTAAATTGGCATGTTGACAGGTAAGTGTTAATATGTAATAACTAAGTAATACATGTAACTGTTGAAGCCAACTTTTCCCTCAGTCAGTCCAATGTTAAGGTTCTCAACAATAGCAGTGTAGCAGACATTAGCTATGTAACCATAAGTAAGTGAACAGGAAATTGAAAACTGACGCATTGAGTCACTGACACTTCATATGCTTGGAGTAAATGTCCTTTATAAAGTAATTGATAGAAAACAGAAATATTAAATTGTGAAGGAGGAAATATTTCCATAGGAAAAGTATgaatggcctcccgagtggcgcagcagcctaaggccctgcatcgcagtgctagaggcatcactacagacccgggtttgatcccaggctgtatcacaaccggccatgatcgggagttCCATAAGGTGGcacgcaattggcccagcatggtccggttgtgatgcagcctggaatcaaaccagggtctgtagtgacgcctctagcactgagatgcagcgcgCCATTCGTGAgtcgtcactgtaaataagaatttgttcttaactgacttgcctagttaaataaaacaattattgaAATAGTTGTTGGAAGCCCATTTGACACAATCTTCCTGGGAAAACACTGATGTCATGTAATCTAAATATATTGGTGGTGTATTTCTAAGAATTACAAGTGATGTAATTTCCATTTGCAGAAACTGAAAATAACTTGAGTGCTGTTTCTGCATAAAGCTTACTTGAGTCTAGGTGGATCTGGAGCCCAAATGCATCTGGAGCCCAAATGCATATAACAGAGAAGGTAGTTATTCCAGAATACCTATGTTTCATTTCAAGgcaatttaaaatgttttatcatTCAAAATatccaggggcgcaactttcactggggacgggagGGGTATGGGGGACATGTTTCCCCCACagtctgaaattgcatttttgtccccccccccaggTTTGTCATTGGAATgcgatacaaaacgaggcaacggtgtgctttaggaccatgcggacacctGCGaacggtcgggtaggctgtttggagagTGTGTCtactggatttaaaaaaaattgtgttccccccccacttctaaaaccaaagttgcgcccatGAAAATAACCACCACTGAATTTCCATTCTATTAAAGCAATACAAAGAGTGAATTGACAACACTTCTGAATATCCAGTACATTCCATTTCATAGAACACTCCCCCTTTCTCTATTTTCAGCTAATGCATGTCTGTCGTGTGACCTACCTGAGCTCCTCTTAACAGAACTGGGTTTCTTGATGTCTACTACATAAAAGTTTGCCCTTTACaatgcccactgggcacagacatcaattcatcgtctattccacgttggttcaacctaatttcattgaaattacgtggaaacaacattgattcaaccagtgtatgCCCTGTGGGTggtttgctctctccctctgttttgtTCAAACTGGGAAGGTTTTACACTCCTGTGTAACTCTGTCATGTCACACTGTTTAGTGTACTATTCAATCCCAATTTGAGATATGCAAATCTGAAATGACACATTTCCTGTTGATATCAATGAATTATTAGCACTTGAGTAATGAGTGCATCATATCTCAATGATTCTACCTTCTGTATGTGTACAGTAGGCATATTTTCTCTGTCGTGCAAAAAATGAACAGTACTGTTTTGCAGTTGTGTaaagtttttgggggtatctgtattttactatttatatttttgactactaccactttttactccatatattttccctgaaacccaaaagtacttgtaacattttgaatgtttagcagaacaggaaaatggtctaattcacacacttatcaagagaacatccctggtcatccttctGCCTCTGGCGGActcacacatgctttgtttgtaaattatgtctgagtgttggagtgtgcccctggctccctgtaagtacattttaaaaaacttgcttacttacaggctctaaccaatagtgcaaaaaaggtattcggtgaacaataggtaggtaaagaaataaaacaacagtaaaaagacaggctgtaAAAGttgcaaggctacatacagacaccggttattcaggctgattgaggtagtatatacatgtagatatggttaaagtgactatgcatatgtgatgaacagagagtagcagtagcgtaaaagaggggttggcgggtggtgtgtgggacacaatgcagatagcccggttagccaatgtgcgggagcactggttggtcgggccaattgaggtagtatgtacatgaatgtatagttaaagtgactgtgcatatatgataaacagagaggagcagcagtgtaaaaagaggggttgggggagggccatttgattacctgttcaggagtcttatggcttgggggtaaaaaaaaactgttgagaagcctttttgtcctagacttggcactccggtaccgcttgccatgcagtagtagagagagcagtctatgactggggtggctggggtctttgacaatttttagggccttcctctgacaccgcctggtgtagaggtcctggatggcaggcggCTTAGCTTGATatttattcaagtatgacaattgagtactttatCCACCACTGCTGTTTTGACTGGTATTTACCTGGTATTTGATAGGAAATAATGTGGTAACATTGGGTATTTTCTGGTACTTTACACCTCTGGTGGCATGCATTTTGTTCATAGCCTAGTACAGTAGAGAAATGGTGCCCTCATGCTTTAACTGAGGGTGCCACACGTTCTGACTGAGAGATGTACTGTTAGGCTTATTCCTTACAACATATAAATGCAACAAGCACACTAAATTGTAGGCTACACACCACAACAACATTAGGGTTTGAGTTACAGCTATTATTGGGTAATAATGAATAGCAATTGGGTAATGGCAATACAATTCCATATGTACTGTAAATATATTTGTATACCAACTTTATGAAAATTGAAGAGCATTCTATTTCAAGTCGATTCAGTCCAGGCCAGATGGTAACATCAAATACATTTCAATTCCTAACTTAAATGGATGAGATGGTAATGGTTTGTCATCCTACCACCTTTCTTCAGGACCAGGGTGAAAGCCCTGTTGGTTCCCAATTGGTATTTTGAAGTTTACGGTGTGCACTTAAACCACATTCTGTGCAGAAAGAGAATGTGTTTAATATAATAAAACATCAGTTTTATTTCAACATCAAAACACTGTTTTATTGATTTGATTCTAAATGACCATTATCATAACACAAGATGGGCAGTGCAGCAGCTTCATTAGAATAGGGCCCTCTGTGTAACAGTTGTGATTAACCACTGGATGGAGCTAGTAAACTTCATAGATCTACTATCACACTCTGCACATTGTAGAAATCAGGGATTTGCTATAGTAGATGTCAGTGTTTTTATGTGCAGTTCAAGCGCAGGCTGTGACGGTGACATAGTTCCCATACGTCAGTAATCATTTAATATGAATTGATTTAGTGTTCATTAGGCATATGAATCATTAGGAGGTCAAACATGTTTAGTTGGAGAACATGAGCGTTCTTAGAAAATGACTCGCATTGTGTCAACGCAGCAAGTGATTTCCATGGCATTTCTAACgggttccctgtctctctgagggttGTTTGCTTGACAAGAACTAAGGAGCCATTTATTTTCTTCAGAAGTAGCGTTCTAATTCTTGCCGCCTAAATGTCAAGCATATTTTCCAAGGCCTTGTTTTGTACTCTGTGCCTGTGTAAGTGTAACTGGTTGGATGTGTGTACACTACTTTGAATGGGAGCAAGCTGTTATACTGTACAATCAAGAATGACTGACAAGCTTTCTGATCTGCAACTTCACTCACCTGTGACATGCACGCTTCCAGTAAATGGTCCAGCCTAGCACAGTTAATCAGGTTAAAAATGGTTATTTGTGTCAACATTTCAGATTCCAAATATGAATGTAGCCAACTGTAAGCCGGAGACCTAAACAAGCAGTTACAAGAAGTCAGATGCCTTACAAATTCAGTGCTACATTAGTAACACTATTACAGATTGCTATTTTGGGGCCAAGAGGAGGTTGTACATATTGAGATGCAAGCCAGTTACAGCATCACAAGACAGTCCATAATTGTGATCATCTCTGTTCATGGTTGCTAATGATTGCCATCACAGAAACCAAATCGTTCACCACGACCAAAGGAAAATAGTCGTTAGTGTCAAATTGTTGATCGTAAACTTTACCGCCAAACACCAAATCAGCATACATCCAACATCCTGCTACTTGTAACATGTTCTCAAAATTGTTATGTATAACTTTTTACTCATGTTGTCTGTTGCTACATGACACCGAAAATACTAAGAAATGGACATGGATCAAATGATAAGAGCTGGACAAAGTTGTGAAAGGAAAAATTTAAGGACGTCCGTAACACAAGTATACTCCCAATGTATTCACATTCTGAGAATTGGCACAGATACACAATGAGTCCATTCTGTATACCAACTCTGTGACCTTGTCAATCTCAGTGCTGACACTaaccacatttttgttgtttagcagatgctcttatccagagccacttgcaggagcaattagggttaagtgccttgctcaagggcacatcaacagatttcggttactggcccaatactcttAACCGCTAAGCTACCAGCTGCCCTGGAAGGTAATTAAGGACGTTTGGGAGTTTGATCCCCGGCCGAGTTATACTAAAGACTGTAAAAGTGGAACCTGCTTGGCACTAAgcattaaggagatagattgagggtaaggccctgcgatagactagcgTCCTTTCCAGGGGTGTACTTCTAtatcaagctgcctcacactacagaaacagaagATAGTCTCCTGCCTCTATTAGCCATTCTGGCTCACACAAGCCAAGGTTCGTGCAAGGCTACTTACTTACAATTCTGTATGGATCTTTGCGAGGAATAAGATCCACTGTTGTATCAAAGCCAGTCACTATTAAACTATAGGCAAATTCTTAGTATTTGATAGTTCCTTATTTTTATAACATCTCACTCGTGATGGAACTGGTTTCAAGTACTTGTATGCATTTATGAGTGTGTGCATGCTCACTTCCTGTGGGCCGTGTCAGTTTAGTGttattactgtatgtagaggtgtgtgtgtgtgactcctaTGGTTTGCCTTCAACCCCATTCGATGTTCAGAACGGATGTCGGaggggctaggtctacataagggtgcacattttttttaattcacagaagctctgacgaaggccgtgaggccgatacgtaagcttactaaatatcagtgatactatcaagagcagtgtgcggtttcctttttccttcattttGACTCCTATGGTTTAAAAGTGGATAAACGGGCAACTTCCTAAATCTTTGTCCATCATGTTATGATCATGAAGAAAGACATTGAAACCATTGGGACAGAAAATACCCGTCCTGTATCCTGTATTTACACCGAGGTGAATAATAAGACCTGTTCGTCAGAGGGAAGTGAAGGTGAACCCAGGAGGAGGTCACTGGGTTTGCATTCTAGGTAGAACATACTGCTGGGGTCCTTAAAATAGACTCTGACGTTAAATAGTTTGAGTGAG from Oncorhynchus tshawytscha isolate Ot180627B linkage group LG15, Otsh_v2.0, whole genome shotgun sequence includes the following:
- the LOC112264558 gene encoding amphoterin-induced protein 2-like, which encodes MCPVVPQPLCVSIDGHLHGFRVTLAFLLSMCLSCMTFTAACPPPCLCASDIVSCSGRNLSTVPPDLPGYVTRLDLGHNVLTALLLDWSDRRLDRLTVLVLSRNAIIHLAPDAFAPTPHLRHLDLSSNGLSRLNASAFHGLGELEVLLLFGNRICQTMAGAFEGLSSLERLYLGGNRLTAFPLELYQRNGALPRLRFLDLSTNMVRQVPVQSLLSLATWQQGGIYLQGNPLVCDCALRAMLEYWERRQYCPLLDFREEYPCSLGQEEWLNCSGNRQGGFHGTVEVSYQAEPGDWLMVPCPGISLPFQEEVVVFWVTPGDGSPALGVTDDQSSRLTVLTNGTLEIRGALRGDSGTYSCVAVRGRHRSSNETLEVTVSVGNPSGPGKSGEVRSSGGAHFNTAFTTLASCVVSIVLVLLYLYLTPCRCHGGNARGVGGCGGRAMLLCADPREAELTDRRVTGGKRVAFLETGDEHPHKCSAKHPVMDTAATEGILKNGSRALEQVHEEHLV